Sequence from the Syngnathus acus chromosome 13, fSynAcu1.2, whole genome shotgun sequence genome:
tcacgttagcataccgtatcgtttagcctgttgttgctcgttcatgtctgttcttggttttggattttgtcgaataaattgccccccaaaatgcgacttatactccggagcgacttatatatgttttttttcacatttttgggcattttatggctggtgcgacttatactccggtgcgacttatagtccgaaaattacggtacttgttTGCCTTTTCAGTTCTACTTCTTGTATTGATTAAATTTTATTGAAGTTAAAGTAGTTATTTATACTGTGCCATattatcatatttatttaattaattgaaaAGTAATTATAATTGTAATACGTACATGTCATGAAATACTTCAAAGCCTCCTAATAATTTTCTCCTGCCAGTCAGCCCAAAAAATGGGAATTAAAAGACTTGCACTGCAGGTCCACGTGTCCTAGCCATGCTAAAAATATGCACGCACTGACTGTAGCGGATATTTAAAGTAAAGCACCAAAGCGCCATCATCACGTGTGGCATGTACGTATGCAGTCAGAGCACTGTGTTTGCACTTCAAACAAATTCCTCTGCGTCTGACCTGCTTTCGACAGGTCATTGAAGCCGTGGGCACATTGGCACCGTTATGTAATTTCCCTGTTGTGTCAGCAAGTGAAGGTTGGCCCTCAAGCGTGACATGGAACACCTTAAGCAGGTGTGTATTCATGCATTGAGGAGGTGGGGTAGGCAATTAGGggaaaaacttgttttcactGTGAGACAATAGCCCGTCCACTTGTAATGAAAGGCTCTCATGTGTGACATGACGAGCTTTAAATGGGATTTGTTTAGTGACGCAGGGCAACGAATTAGAAGTGAGATGTTTAATTGTAGTGTTGCAAATACCCAAGCTGGGCAAgacgtgtgtgtatatacacGGTAGTCAACATCTGATCATAAAACACATGACAGAAGGTTACCGTGTCTGCACAGTCTGATGAGAtaacaatataaataatttcaGAAAGCATTAGCATGTGGATTTTGAAGAGCGGAAATGCTGTGGAATTAATTTAATCTATTACATGTAGAATGttaaaatggtttgaattattcaaaaaatgtacaagGGGCAAACATATGTAAATAATGTGTGTTAATTATCTCTTGGGTATTTTATGGTGAAAGTCTGTGGATTTCTTTaaatttggaaagaaaatgtaaaacattttggggaCTTGGTTTGGGAAGGGGATTCTAATTGCGGGAAAATTGTAAAGCCGTGGAAATATTGGAATTGTTTCCAGTATTGtatgaatgtttgtttgaatttggcCAACGTCTCATTAagttaaagttttttttatgtgagtGAAATGACGGAATGTGAACTGTATTCCCAACATGAtttgaattttgtgaatcTTATGAAGTTGTAATAGTTTGAAATGCTTGGTAAATCAAGGAAGCGCtagaacacaggtgtcaaactcaaggcccgggggccaaatacggcccgccacatcattttatgtggcccacgaagacaaattgtgcatcaaattcgtgtgtcattactagaattgcaaattgtcttcacttttaataatatctttttttaaaatatttgaccagtttttactcatctgatttgaaaacgagtaattcatcagtttgttttgtagcttttactgtatacaatatgaggtgctcatacatttatttgggttgacagtcataatggccctccgaaagaagctatgactacaatgcgacTCGcgaaaaaacaagtttgacaccccatACTCTAGAATGTCAAAAACGACAGCCAAACAGAACTAAAATTAGTGGTACCACTTTTACATGAGCCTCAGTTTAGCAGTCATTCAACGTTAACTATCATGCACCATAAGCTAAACTAGTTTTTAAATGCCAAGGGGTAAATCATGGCAACACTAATGACTTGACATGTGAGTAGCATTTGCTCAAGGCCCTGATAGCATAATCCAGATGTCCATGTTGTACATGTGAGCTAATAAGTTTAGTACTgtaattcaaaatgtttttacatcAGGTACACTAGAGTCCAATGAATCTccataaaataatttgataaaaaataaaattaaaatataattatgcTTTTAACTCTTAGCAGGATATTTTACTTGTTTGTCAACTTTTATGCATATAGAGGTTTTGATGTGGAAGCACCCGAAGGAGGCtgactgccatctagtggccaaCAGTAATCTAGATTGAACACAAACGCCACTAAAAAAaggttcatttttttatttaaacatttatttcattatgtaCAATCAAAGTATCCAGTGGTACCAGTATCAGTCGCATtgcttttgaagaaaaataataataaataaaagaaaacaaccttGATACCTTTCATATTTCCAATATGAGAGGAGACCAAGTGCTGTGTGAACTATTTGTGATGGTGTATTTGTGATGTTACTGAACAATAATAACATACAATAAGAATAATCCTCATCTGGAAAATCACTCTGAAATTTCAACTGAGATCAGATGACCTCATGCATAGATTGATTTTGCAACCTATCATACAGTATCATAAATGTGGGTGCAGATAAACGATGGCACCTGAGTCCTCCAGTCTTTTTAAGGCTTCAGCTTCAAGACCAAGGTCATGGGCAGAGTTCTACAAAAGGGACAGAAATCGGATTAAACTGGTGCTATGTGTATCACTTTAAGGACCAGCAGCACCTACCTTCATTGCTTTCATAGTATCATAGCCGTAGTAATGAATTGGGTGCTTGATGTTCCTTGAGTTTGGATACCCAAAACCAGCTAGGTGGACCACATCGCAGTAGTTGAGAGCAACAAAGACAGCAAGGATTCCCGTCGTGGGATGAACTGGCTTCTGGGGGAGAAACGCACATTGATTTGTTTGAAACCCAAATGGAAATCAATCGAGCTGTATAATATCATATGAAATTCAAACTGTTAATACATTGTTTGAGAAACTAACGGATGTTTGCTATGTCCTGACACAATGAACTGTGTTTCCTAATATAATTCTAGAATCGATTGGATTCTTACTTTGACTGCATTAGCAATGAATGATGGGTGagatgtaaaaaacaaaacaaaacaaaaacaggttCTTCATGTGATACCCCTAAAAACACCTTAAAACAGCTGATTGGAAATCAATGCGGTCCTTTGTTGGACTATTCAGTCTTTTAGCTTTGGCTATCTTCTTGAATGatataattcaaaatgttccAGTGGTGGTATTGGAGAAAATGCAATAACGTTTGAAGAAAGGGCATAGAGATGATTAATTTCAAATCAGTAAGGGTTTTACTTGATTTAGAAATCTGGACTTGAGCTACAGTTCGATTGACACATACACTCCCATTCAAAAGTGTGGAGTCACTtagaaatgtctttattttaaaaataaaatcgcactatttttttcaatgaggatAACATTAAACTAATCAGGACTACACTCCAAACATTGTTAATGTGGTAAATGACTATCCTAGCGTCAAACGTCTGGTTTTTATTGCAATATCTACATAGGTGTATAAAGGCCCATTTACAGCAACCATCCCTCCAGTGTCCTAATggtccattgtgtttgctaaCTGTGTTAGAAAGCTAATGGATGATTGGTAAACCCTTGAAAACCCTTGTGCAACGATGTTaattttcatggaaaacactaaATCGTCTGGGTGACcacaaacctttgaacggtgGTGCACGCAATAGAAATGTATGTACTGTGCTGGAATGTTCAAAATCACCTCTCATCCCATTCAGTATGCTGTTTATGTACTACTGCGTTgtgccactagatggcaataGAAGTCAATAGAAGTGAGGTGGTGCAGCTACTTCTACATTTGGAAacgttttcaataaaaacttgAGTGTGAATAGGAAAACTTTATGTTTATATTATGGGCAGACACCATAATTTTGGGTTATGTCCATTCTGCAGTTTCTCCACAATTAcccataataataatggctagcacgtccgcctcacagttaggagggcgcgggttcgattccacctccggccctccctgcgtggagtttgcatgttctccccgtgtccgcgtgggttttctctgggcactccggtttcctcccacattccaaaaacatgcttggtaggccgattgagcactccaaattgcccttaggtgtgagtgcgagtgcggatggttgttcgtctctgtgtgccctgtgattggctggcaaccggttcagggtgtcccccgcctactgcccgatgacgggcGCGTCcgccgtggggacaaagcggtacagaaaatggatggatggatggatggttggagtatgtttttaaatttaccaATTTCACTTGACATTAATTGTACTATTAGTCACAAAAAACTATTTGTacaatgagtgagtgagtgagtgagtgagtgagtgagtgagtgagtgagtgagtgagtgagtgagtgagtgagtgagtgagtgagtgagtgagtgagtgagtgagtgagtgagtgcacTTTGTCCACAGAAACGTTAatgttttttgcttgtttttcacCCAAGATGAATTCATGATAAATGTCAGGAGAGCAAACATGCAATCTAATCTCAATGTGAACAACAGCCACGCCTACAAAGATACCAGTATGAGGATGTCTTAGCAACAGTTTTATTGCACATaacgttttttaaaaaaacgctACAAAGTTTTGATGAAGGATATCAGTGAAGCCAGTAAGAACagatatgaaatattttatgacTGCAACAGTTTCACCCTGAAATGGgtcatttccatttgaaatgcatttattccattttattAACGGGAATATAATAGAAggcacaattttatttttttcaagcttAATAAAATGGTCTAAAATGTCTGCAGCAAGGTTTCAGTTATGTTCAATTATTGGTTATATATgtagaaaatacatttactaAAGGAGTGTTGCACATTCTTTTAATAACTTTAATGATCtacttttgatttctttacTTTGCTTTTCTAATGTTTGAAATCCTTTAGTttgtaaatgcttttaaatgctGTATTTATAATAGAAAACAAACTTGTGGTGAATGTCCTTTGTATGAAGCCATACTGATAACAAATGAACAACAAGCTGATAAAAGTTTAAATTGATCCCGAAGCAAAGAACGTACGGCGTCATGTTACAAACACTAGTTGTGGACTTTCATGGTACTATGGGATCAAACTAACGCAAGAGTAATGGGTTCAGACATGTTTGTTGTGTAGTCTTTTATGAGAGGCCCCAAAGGACAGCATCTTAATGATTATCTGTGCTCACAAATAAGAATTACTTCCACGTGGGCTGGAGAGCAAAatcctctcttttctttttcgaTCATATCTGGTTTGACATTTAGACTGTGCAAAGCTAATATGCATATCCGAGCCCACGATGACCCACTTCAGACATCCTCCAGCTTTGGCTTGACATTAATTCAAACCAAAACTACATGTTTTTACTGTCTACAAACATGTCTAATAGTTTGGTGTATATTGCGAATGTATGAATGTATTAGCCTCTCTCTACTGAATTGAATCCAATAAGTCTAAAGCCATATCATGTTTGCTTAATCAGAACAAGGTAATCAGAACAAAAAGTTGGCCATGCAGTCAtgaacttctttttttgtagttgtTCTTGGCAAGCAAGTAGAATATCGTGGAAGCCCAGTTAGGAGGGGAATGCGTATTTTAGCTTGtaacatttgcaaaatgtaTATGTAGACAACCACACAGACTGTGGAAGAAAGAGCTGAGCCAAGAAATTCATCTGGACAGCAGTTTTAGCAAACCGGTTGGATTTTAATAGATGACAAAGTGACCGTTTTTAAACATAACTAAAAGGATAATCCTCTTGTACTCATGTCATGGACTAACATGCTATAACATACTGTATCAATAAGCAgtaatggttttttttgtgttcattcCGATTATTATGACATAGCTGACATTCTGTGTGTATGAGTCTCATAGGGCCGATGCCAGAGCTTTGTGTAGTTTGGACACAGGCCTGAGGAGCCTTGGTGAGTGGGCTGAACACTGTCACTGAACATGCCTGTGTTTTGGGAGAGGAGTGTGAACACACACTGTGAGGATCATGTGGCTTTGTACAAGGGCTGGCAATGCAGATGATGAAGAGGGATCGGCGGTGGACAGTACACACCAATGTGGATTTTCGGTAAAGTGGTCATTTATTTGGCAGGgaaggagaaagaaaacagcagTTATGACTGATGGATGCAGTTTAATACCTTAAGGCTGGAAATGTGGAGGgaataaatcatttcataCGAGCACCACtgagtctgtttttattcaactcTGTGGTTTCCCTTGTGGTGCAAGCTTGTTTGGTCAGGTGGTGCTAGGGATGGGCATTTGACTACTGGTAAATGTCCTTGATGGGTAAGAGGGAAATGCCATTGAGCAAAGAAGGTGTGCTTAAAGATGTTGTACCTTATATCGTAATTTTCACCACAAACTAGTCAAGACCAATGTTGTAGAAAACAGACTGGACATAGACTGGGGGCCATATTTTAAGCAAGCTCGCAGGAATTCAATGCAATGCAAGGCAATCGAAATAGGTTCCAATTATTAAgacataacttttttttttttttaccaatgcTGCCAGAAGGGGACAGGGCCCATGTCAAACTATTCAAACCAGACTAATCTGAATCTTCAGCAAAACAGCACAGCTTCATAAACACCCACTTCTTCTGATCTGCCCCTAatgtctttccttccttccgtccttccttccttggcCCACACCCCGCACCGCTCCACAAAGTTTTGCGCTAATTTGTTGAGTACTTTTTGTGTATTCCTTGAAGGTTAAAAAGAGTCAACACCCCAAGGTTAACCACTTACAGGCGCAAGTTGTGTCTCAATTTGCATCCCTCCAGATTGGTGCTGGTCCCCTTAACACCATTTTCCCCTTCTGGAATGCTCTATAAAATTTGTGCAGATGGTGCAGAGCTCCTGTGGGCCAAGTCTGATGATTACTGCCTTCCCAGTGCTTGTGCCTCATACACACTATCCACAGACTAGGGCCTGACTGACGTGACTTTTTTAAGGCCAATGTTGATATttcaaaaaaaggcaaagataATTGATTAATCGGACGATTAATTCTAAAAACACATActgaatatataaaaaattttccaaaaggataaccggttcagggtgtcccccgcctactgcccgatgacggctgggataggctccagcactcccgcgacccccgtggggactaagcggttcagaaaatggatggatggatggatggataaccAGGTCTCATTCTTTGACAAAAATGGATAACAAGGCAGAAGCAAAAGAAACTTGGCTTCACCATACAAACAACGGCCCAAGCGATTGAGGAGGTCATTTGGAGGGAAAGTGTTTCAAAGTGCAGGCTCATAAGCCAAATAGAGCAGAGGTCCAAGTTCTCAAGTGAAAACAGACTAATGACTcactgcaaaaaacaaaaactgcgTCATGTTTTCTTGTTGTCACCATGAATACTGCTTCAAAGTTTCCtatgtgatttttattttttatttcttggaCTGTCAAATTACTGAGCAACAACAACCAGCTTTTGGGAGTGTTGTAGGTTGTCCCTTTTAGTTGAAATGCAAACCGTATTTTGGATTTCTATGACAAGCAAATTAATTCTCAGCCATTCACTGCTGCAATCTTGATAATGAGGAGGCTTTATCTTGCATCGTAAACTGAAGATCTTTCTCATAATTTGTTGTAATTGGATCCCCCCACAAATGACTATTGACCGAGTAACACTTGAACTCAGAGGACGGTTTATCACTCAAGTACCCTTGACCGCTCAGCGGATGTTCAAGCCAGCCCATTCGAGTGGGAGACGTAAGTGGGAACAAACAACACCAATGATTCCCAGCAGGAGAACTTGCGGCTAAGACTGCCGACTGGTCACAGTTAATTGCTACCATCGTTTCGCTTTGCCTAGCTGCCTTACAGATTGATGATTTTCAAAACTGAAAAGTCGAGCCTCACCTGTTTACTCTTGGGGTTCAGGGGGATTTGTAGCAGCTTCTCTGCTGTCTGGTGCATAAAGTGCGGGTCCAGCACTCGGATTTGACTGACATCACCCAACCAGATTTGGGGAGGGGGTTTCCAAAAGCCTTTCCTGACCTGGAGTGAATGCAGACATAAATAAGCAGAAAGATAAGTCATTTCCAGTACAAAACAAGAGATACAAGCCATCCACTAACTCCCTCATGACTTGAGGCATGGCCATGTGCATAATTAGCAGCTAATGGCCCAGCAACTGTTAGGACAAGCAGGCTGCAACTACAATGACAGAGGCCCGTGACGGAAAAAGCACTTTGTCAATAGCGTATCAGTACTTGTTCCTGACATGGTTGGCTGGCAAGGGTTGGAGaaagcagtgtgtgtgcgtgtgcgtgtgtgtgtgcgtgtgtgtgcgtgcgtgcgtgcgtgtgcgtgtgtgcatgcaatTACATAACAGTGAGAGAGCTCGAGCTTTTTCACACATCGTACCCTCTTTTCGTTGTAGAGTATTTCTTTGAGCCACCGTAGATCTTGTTGTTTAAATGGCACCAAGACCATTAATGTGCCAGGCTCATTGTTCAAGCCTGGATTATAGGTGGCAGACTCAGGGTAGAAGAACCTCATGGTGGTCTTGTTACCGACGTCGTCCTCATAGCCCCTCACCGGAGAGTCGTTGAATCTGTAAGAGAAGATTTGCACGTATAATaagttctcattttcaaaatccCACAAATGTTCATGCTGATTTCCCGCCCACACTTCCCATCACCAAGAAACGTTCTGTGGTCAACGTTATTTGTACTGTCAGCGGGACATTCCTCCAATTTCTTTCATATTTACTATATTTACTCAAATGGTGGACAGCCATGGAATTTACTCAATAAGATTTGCGGAACATAACTccactatttttttctgtcattatgtgcattgaaaatgaaaaaatccaAAGTCATGCAATTGGATAACTTCATCAGTTTTCACCTTCTAATGTGGATACATTCAAGGAACACATTAGAAAATAATGGCTGTGAATTTAAACTACAGTCAATACATGGATTATTAAATGCAGTATATGTACGTTTCCCCACACTACTTATTTtcatctaaaaacatattagtaaaaatgtggaaaattgtCGCCAAACTTTGTGAAATGTTCTAAATGATAATAAGGTGGCCACTCTCACAAAAGTTAACATTAtgacaaactcatttttgggAACTCTTGTCATCTTGCTACTATTAGAACCTCCTCTCTAATGGACGACCCAGAAAGGTTGACGCAAAGAGTGAAATAATATTTGGCGCCTTCATATAGAAGATTCTCGAATTCCAAACTGCCCAATCCTGCTTCTTTCTGTGTCCTACTAATAGTATCAGGCTGACCATCGATAGATAAGTATTCACTTTGTTCTTCAGTAAGATAAAAATTCCAATAGTATTATGAAACCCCTTGACTATTTTTGGTTGCACACAAGCCTCAGTAGGCTTAATAAAAGTTCAAGTTGTGTTTCAATGACACAAGTCCAATGACGTTTGCTCCCAGGCATGCATTGAATTCAGACCATCAATAACCTACATGTCCCAGGACTGATTAGCTTCAGAGGGAGATGTTAGGGAGGAGACCCCGGACACGTTGATGTTGGGGAGAAAAATGCATTGTAACCAAGCCAACAGCTTGGCTGTTTGAAAGAGGCTTAGAGCAACtcagtgtgtgcatgcatgtgtctGCTCCAAGCTGTAAAGTCAGATTTGTGCTTTCGTGCCTGGCATGACAAAACGTTATCTTTCCTCCCTTAGACAAACCTCACTTTAGATTTTCCCAAGGTTTTCTGATAGTAgagattaaataaaaacataaaattgaAGTCTTAATGCTGaacattacaaaatatttttatacaaaaatccattttctatttctgGATTTATTTAATAggaggtttttttctttttaaacgtCCCAACTTTGGGTGATGCTCTTGAATAGGGCAGGGCGCCTTACACGGCCTGAGCAATGTAAAGCATATCAccacaataaatacaattcatTTATTCTTACCGGATGACCACATCATGTTTGTTAATGATGCCTCCGAGGGATGTGTTTTTAATGGCAAAACCGTTGCCGATGACAACACAGGTTCTGCATTCAAGgctggaagaaaagaaaggcaagaGACATTGTTCATCTTTCTGGATGAAATCTAATACAAAACTAAAACCAAGGCACTTAGCCGTGTCACATTTACTTGTCTATGTTGGCCGGCATCTGATCATTTGCTGTTGCTGCGAGAATTTTCAGGAGCTGCAGTTCTGGGAGGAAAAGGCAAAAGGGAGCAGTTTAAAACATACGATtgtaagaaaacaaataaatcaagaaGCAGGCTGCATAAGGAGGATTAAAGGAGGGGTGGAGAAACTACGGCACGTGGGCCACGTACGGTCCAGCGGGAGCGTTTAATCCTTTGTGGTCTGTAattctaaaaacaaatcaaagtgcagtatttgatgtaaaaaaaaaaaagaaaaaaatctgatgttgcatcatattttttcatttgtatggCCCCTGGAATTTATAAACAGGACAAATGTTCTTTATCAGTTTGAGTcataaaagacacaaaaatacagagattcagtgtaaaaaaaatgttacatttcaaaaaacaaaaaggaaaaaaacagcacacgATATCTACTTATACTGTACATACCACTGCCCTTGATGCCATAAGGTAGCGCCAACGTTGACAGATGTTCTCGCCAGAAGAAATCTCCTAGTTTTAGGAAGAGCTGTGTCTGCCTGCTAATGCTGTTGGAGAAACATCAATTATTACACACATGAATCTAAttacagattaaaaaaaaagaagtggcagcaaagtcatttttgtggTTGTTCAGTgatgaaaaaacacacaatagaCAATGTAAACTATACAGCCAGTAAACACATCCAAGTGATGTAGAGAACTCCTTGTGCTTGGCTTGGGCAATTCATTAACTTGCCAATGTGCTTCTGGTATATATTAGAAAGGTGAAACACTCATTATCAGCAGAGCAGACGGACAATTTGAATTGCTATGACCCTCATTAGAATACTCTGTTGGCACGCTTTGGCGGAGgaaagggaaaagaaaacaacgtTCACAGAGCTTCTGAGGCAAGACAAAtgcatcaaatgtttttgtgtttgtcggCTTTGGACTCAAACGGTTTATGACCTACTATCTTGACAAACAGTTACGAGCATCATATGCCAGCTAGCTCGCCATAGGACATGGAGATATACTTTAGGGGAGGGGTTTAATTATACAAAAGATCACTGCAATTACCTGGAAGATCACCCAGGGACTGTAATGGCTGATGTGAATCgcaagcataaaaaaaaaagtgaactttgtgtattcaatgtttttcctcataCAGATTAGGGTTTTAAAAGGTCAACATGTAGAAGTGGAGAATTAAGAGCTgaggggaaataaataaactggtCTTGATATGTTTTGTGatagaccacagatggaaacTATAACAAAATTTGGAAAGGGATCAGTAATAAACACTCTGCAGACACTTCACTTCAGGAGCTACATCTGTTCAGTATAATGACATCCAACAAAAGAGAAGTATCACAAAGAATTCATGCGTAGTGGTGCTTTGAGATACAAGTTTAATTCATTCCGTGACCACACTCAAAACACTCCTATTTCAAATCTTTCCCccttaaaataaatggaaatacctttaatctgttccagcccgccccgccccctaaaaatgca
This genomic interval carries:
- the st3gal4 gene encoding CMP-N-acetylneuraminate-beta-galactosamide-alpha-2,3-sialyltransferase 4 isoform X5 → MSFLTYYYCSYAILQSFTGTSKSVNMSKSLCGGWLMQKKWQSLNFNISRQTQLFLKLGDFFWREHLSTLALPYGIKGSELQLLKILAATANDQMPANIDNLECRTCVVIGNGFAIKNTSLGGIINKHDVVIRFNDSPVRGYEDDVGNKTTMRFFYPESATYNPGLNNEPGTLMVLVPFKQQDLRWLKEILYNEKRVRKGFWKPPPQIWLGDVSQIRVLDPHFMHQTAEKLLQIPLNPKSKQKPVHPTTGILAVFVALNYCDVVHLAGFGYPNSRNIKHPIHYYGYDTMKAMKNSAHDLGLEAEALKRLEDSGAIVYLHPHL
- the st3gal4 gene encoding CMP-N-acetylneuraminate-beta-galactosamide-alpha-2,3-sialyltransferase 4 isoform X2; the protein is MQRARAREADQLFTQSGQSLEMTERKAWCLRLLPVLLFFMSFLTYYYCSYAILQSFTGTSKSVNMSKSLCGGWLMQKKWQSLNFNISRQTQLFLKLGDFFWREHLSTLALPYGIKGSELQLLKILAATANDQMPANIDNLECRTCVVIGNGFAIKNTSLGGIINKHDVVIRFNDSPVRGYEDDVGNKTTMRFFYPESATYNPGLNNEPGTLMVLVPFKQQDLRWLKEILYNEKRVRKGFWKPPPQIWLGDVSQIRVLDPHFMHQTAEKLLQIPLNPKSKQPVHPTTGILAVFVALNYCDVVHLAGFGYPNSRNIKHPIHYYGYDTMKAMKNSAHDLGLEAEALKRLEDSGAIVYLHPHL
- the st3gal4 gene encoding CMP-N-acetylneuraminate-beta-galactosamide-alpha-2,3-sialyltransferase 4 isoform X1 is translated as MQRARAREADQLFTQSGQSLEMTERKAWCLRLLPVLLFFMSFLTYYYCSYAILQSFTGTSKSVNMSKSLCGGWLMQKKWQSLNFNISRQTQLFLKLGDFFWREHLSTLALPYGIKGSELQLLKILAATANDQMPANIDNLECRTCVVIGNGFAIKNTSLGGIINKHDVVIRFNDSPVRGYEDDVGNKTTMRFFYPESATYNPGLNNEPGTLMVLVPFKQQDLRWLKEILYNEKRVRKGFWKPPPQIWLGDVSQIRVLDPHFMHQTAEKLLQIPLNPKSKQKPVHPTTGILAVFVALNYCDVVHLAGFGYPNSRNIKHPIHYYGYDTMKAMKNSAHDLGLEAEALKRLEDSGAIVYLHPHL
- the st3gal4 gene encoding CMP-N-acetylneuraminate-beta-galactosamide-alpha-2,3-sialyltransferase 4 isoform X3 codes for the protein MSRCDRAKGKVKMSLTTWCLRLLPVLLFFMSFLTYYYCSYAILQSFTGTSKSVNMSKSLCGGWLMQKKWQSLNFNISRQTQLFLKLGDFFWREHLSTLALPYGIKGSELQLLKILAATANDQMPANIDNLECRTCVVIGNGFAIKNTSLGGIINKHDVVIRFNDSPVRGYEDDVGNKTTMRFFYPESATYNPGLNNEPGTLMVLVPFKQQDLRWLKEILYNEKRVRKGFWKPPPQIWLGDVSQIRVLDPHFMHQTAEKLLQIPLNPKSKQKPVHPTTGILAVFVALNYCDVVHLAGFGYPNSRNIKHPIHYYGYDTMKAMKNSAHDLGLEAEALKRLEDSGAIVYLHPHL
- the st3gal4 gene encoding CMP-N-acetylneuraminate-beta-galactosamide-alpha-2,3-sialyltransferase 4 isoform X4; translated protein: MTERKAWCLRLLPVLLFFMSFLTYYYCSYAILQSFTGTSKSVNMSKSLCGGWLMQKKWQSLNFNISRQTQLFLKLGDFFWREHLSTLALPYGIKGSELQLLKILAATANDQMPANIDNLECRTCVVIGNGFAIKNTSLGGIINKHDVVIRFNDSPVRGYEDDVGNKTTMRFFYPESATYNPGLNNEPGTLMVLVPFKQQDLRWLKEILYNEKRVRKGFWKPPPQIWLGDVSQIRVLDPHFMHQTAEKLLQIPLNPKSKQKPVHPTTGILAVFVALNYCDVVHLAGFGYPNSRNIKHPIHYYGYDTMKAMKNSAHDLGLEAEALKRLEDSGAIVYLHPHL